A window of Candidatus Delongbacteria bacterium genomic DNA:
AACGAAAATACTGTCTTAATGGAAGTTGGTTTTGGTTAAGCTTTTCTAAAAAGCTTATGATTTTGTTACTTTTGTCATCAAAAATAATCTAAAAATAAAATTATAAATCACTATATTATTAAAAGATAAACGTTTTTGCGTTTGGTAACGATCTTAAAGCTCCCTTCTTTGTTGCATCGCAATTTTGTAGGGGCAGCCGTTACTCGAAAAATTCTGCACTCTGTTCCCTAAAAACTATTTTCACTGAGCCTTTAGGCTCAGCCGTCTGCCCTTATTGATTTTTACAGGTTCAGTATCGAAGGAATTCGTAGAGACGCACCGCTGTACGTCTCAGAATAAGAATATTTTACAAGGAGTTAATGTAGGGGCAGCCGTTGTAAACGGGGAGCTTTGCTCAACCTTGTGTCTGCCCTTAAAGGAGGAAGAAGGGATTTGTCCTTATTAATAGATGTTATATCGAACAAAGTGAGATATCTTTTTTTACATTTTTAATTTTCCATTTTCCATTATCTCAGATGTCTTCCACCTTCGAGGTGACAAAATTAGCAAATTTTATTTTACACGGCTCATTATATGGTCTACTTAAAGTTTAATTTACTTTTATAAAAAAACTAGGAGGAATCATGAAACTTGCAGAAGCTTTAAACGATAGAGCATCGTTAAATCAAAAATTGAACTCACTTAAAAAACGAATGATCCAAAATTCAAAAGTACAGGAAGGTGACGAATTCGATGAAAATCCTTTAGAGCTTTACGAGGAATATAAAAACACATTGAAAGAGCATCTTTGCTTAGTAAAGAGAATTAATAAAACAAATTCATCTACAAGTATTGGCGATCAAACTTTAGAAGAAGCTCTTTTAAACCGAGAGAATATGAAAAGTGAGCAGAAATGTTTAAAAGAATTGATAGATTTTGCCACAGAAAAGAGCGATCGCTATAATCGTAGTGAGATTAAATATGTGAAAACTGTGAATATTTCAGAATTACAAAAATTGACAGATTCTCTAGCAAAAAAATACAGAGAGCTTGATACGAAAATTCAACAATTAAATTGGAACACTGATCTCTTATAATTTGTCTTGACAGAATTCATTGGAGGAAAACTGGCATTTGCCGAATTATAGGGTGCTTATAGGGAGACATCGAAACAATTCAACCCTTTAGAACTCACAATAATACATTTTACTAAATGATGATTTATTCATCTAAATAAAAAATTACTACCATTTCCTATTTGAATTCTGTCGCTTTGAAATAAAAAAAATGTTATCATAAATAAAGTCGATTTATGAATAATTGGAGTTTTAATTATGGAAAAAGGACCTATTAGAAGATTGCTATGCTTTGTAAGTTTACTAAATGAAAAAGGTTATATTTCGAAAGAAGATGTCAAAAATTTCGATGATGATTTTTCGAATATTCCTGACTCTACTTTCAAAAGGTCTATTTCTGATTTAAATAGTATCTTAGATATCAAACTTAAATACTCAAAAAGAGATGATCAATATAGACCTGTAAACAATCTTTCATCAAACGAATTTGTTGAGAGTATTGTTGATTCTCAATTTATTGGGTACAGTAGTAAAGAACTTCTGCTTATTTACTGCTTTTTGAATGGTATAATCGACTCAAAAGTCTATTTCCCGCCTCTTGGAACTGGTGATGAAAAGGATGGATATTCTAGAATACTTTATATGTTAAGAAAAAAACTGAAGCATGAATATCTTCAAATTGCTAATTTTATTGAGTATCGTAGTTCAGAACATTACAAACCAAACAACCTGCTATTTTCCTCAAATATCAACGAAATTATAAATTCTTTTAATAAAAATAAATTGATAAAATTTAAATATAAATCATCCAATACAGATTCCTTCAATGACAAAACCATTCAACCTCAAAAACTTTTAAATTATCAAGGGAAATGGTATTTAATTGGTTTTGACGAGAATATTGATAAATCAGTAATGTTTAACCTTTCCTACATAAAAGGAAATATTAAGATTTTACACGATAGAGATTTTAATTATAACATCAGTGATTACTCACTTAGTAGTTTTGGAATAATAATGAGTGATATCAAAGAGAAAGCTATAATTAAGTTCTACCCACCTGTTTCAGAAAGAATTTTGGAAGTGATCTGGGATGATGAACAGACTATTAGAACAGCTGATGATAACACTTCTACAATGAGATTATCCTATCCGGTAGGTGGCGAAGATGAGATTATTGGGAGAGTTTTAAGATATGGAGTATATGCTGAAATTGTTAGCCCTGATAATTTAAGAAAAAAGTGGCTTGAAACTATCCGAACAATGAATACAAAGTTTAACCAAGAGGTATAATATGATAGTTTATTTACATGGGTTTAATAGCAGTCCAAATCCTGATGACATTGCTTTTCTAAAAAAAATATTCCCTGATGATAAGATTATTTACCCGAAAATTGATTATGGAGATAAAGAAAACATTCAGAGGACGATTAAATCTCTGGAAAATCATATCTGTTCAATCTGTGGGAGAACAACGATTATCGGGAAATCTTTAGGTGGTTTATTTGCAAGATATCTGTCTTTTAAAACTGGATTCCCATATATCGTTTTTAATCCTTGTCTGTATGATTTTAAGACT
This region includes:
- a CDS encoding DIP1984 family protein gives rise to the protein MKLAEALNDRASLNQKLNSLKKRMIQNSKVQEGDEFDENPLELYEEYKNTLKEHLCLVKRINKTNSSTSIGDQTLEEALLNRENMKSEQKCLKELIDFATEKSDRYNRSEIKYVKTVNISELQKLTDSLAKKYRELDTKIQQLNWNTDLL
- a CDS encoding WYL domain-containing protein, producing the protein MEKGPIRRLLCFVSLLNEKGYISKEDVKNFDDDFSNIPDSTFKRSISDLNSILDIKLKYSKRDDQYRPVNNLSSNEFVESIVDSQFIGYSSKELLLIYCFLNGIIDSKVYFPPLGTGDEKDGYSRILYMLRKKLKHEYLQIANFIEYRSSEHYKPNNLLFSSNINEIINSFNKNKLIKFKYKSSNTDSFNDKTIQPQKLLNYQGKWYLIGFDENIDKSVMFNLSYIKGNIKILHDRDFNYNISDYSLSSFGIIMSDIKEKAIIKFYPPVSERILEVIWDDEQTIRTADDNTSTMRLSYPVGGEDEIIGRVLRYGVYAEIVSPDNLRKKWLETIRTMNTKFNQEV